Within Zonotrichia albicollis isolate bZonAlb1 chromosome 18, bZonAlb1.hap1, whole genome shotgun sequence, the genomic segment ctaaaaacagaattttaaaggACCGGAACCCCTAAGGACAGAATCCTAAGGGATAGAACCCCTAAAGACAGAATCTTAAGGGGCAGAACCCCTAAAGACAGAACCCCTAAAGAGAGAATCTTAAAAGACACAGAACCTTAGGGACAGAGCCCCTACAGACAGAATCTTAAGGGACAGAATCTTGAGGGGCAGAACCCCTAAAAACAGAATCTTAAGGGACCAGAACCCCTGAAGAGAAAATCTTAAGGGCAGAACCCTTAAGGACAAGAATCTTAAGGGCATTTGTGGGAGCAGCCCAAAGAAATCAAAAGTAAGGAAAAAGTGGTCAAAGGAAGAAGAACTGGCTGTCTGTCATTTGGTAGCTGGTCCAGGTGTGAGGTTCTGTGATTCCTTTCTGTGGAATTACAGGATAGTGAATGCTCCAGAGGCTCCAGGGGGAATGGTTACCCATGGAATGAGGTGTAAGCCAGGAGTGCTGAGGGGCCTGGGATAAAAGCCCAGTTACTTCTTTAAGTACCTGGCTTTGAGAAAAATGAACCTGGAGTTGTTTGCTCCCTGTAATTTGGGCTATGATTTTTCTCCATCCTCCTGGATTTGTTAGAGGTTCCCTTGGAGATGCTGAACTCCAGGTGAAACCCTGGGGCTGGGTCTGCTGTCcagagggagctgctggtgcaggTTTGATGTTCTCCCCAATTTACAGTGTTTCTCTTTTGAAGGGGATGAGCTGGAGAGACCTGAGCTCCTTCATCCCCAGCTTGCTGAAGACTGGAATGCTGAGCTGGACTATGTGCTGGCTCTCAGCCTGCAGGGTGAGAATAATCCTCAGCATAACACTGCAGCTGACATTGCCAGGGATTCCTGGGAATGGGACTACACCAAAGAGCCTGGACAGTCTGCCCACCGTGGGGGAACAGAGCTGTCCAGCATCTCCTGTGACTCTCCAGGCTCCTTTAGCACATCAAACCACAGCAAAATAGGTATAAACACTGTTGTGGTGGGGGTTATCCTTAAATctgaggggaggggaaaaggaaaatttggaTTGGGAATGTTAAAGATTATCTAAGtattttaaaaggtgaaaatCAGTCATTTTGAGACTCctaaagcaaagcagcaagtgAAGAAATAAAAGGTTATTAAATTAGTGGCTCTCTGACCTTGGTGCATGGTGGGAGCCCAGGTGGGGAACAAGGTTCTGTGGAAGTAAAAATGGTgggaaggaggatctgggggaAGCTGGAGTGCAGCTTGCTGTGAGAGGAGAAATGGCACCACAGGTTTCAGGGTGCAGCAGGAGGTTTTTATCAGGCACCACCGAGGATGAAATCCTTCCTTCTCTTACAGACAAGGACATGACCATGTTGCCCTGCGAGTTCTGTgaggagctgtgtcctgctggagATCTGATCCTTCACCAGGTTTGAGATTTCCTTGTGTCCTGGGGTTTGCAGTGAGGGCTTTCTGTGGCTGTCACTGGGAGAACTCTGGCTCTTTGCCAAGGCCAGTGGTTTCCAGTGCCCACCTGGCTCATCAGGAAAGGTGATTTTCCCATGTTGTTTGTGTAACAGACAGGGTGTAACCCAGCAAGTGCCTTTGCCTCGTTCAGCAAGAGAAGTTCTTCTCCAAGTCCATGGGAATACAGGGGGGAGTCCAAGAGCCACAGGgctgtccctccagcccagccccaggctgtgcaggcagaagGAGGCATCATGATTCCATGTGAATTCTGTGGCAtccagctggaggaggagattCTCTTCCATCACCAGGTACTGCACAGGAcgggctctgctgctcacatCCCATTGTTTGAGGATGGGCCCAGTCCCAGGGGCTCTTGTGGCACATTGCAGGAATTCAGGGAGCTCAGAACTCCCCACACAAAGCTCTGGGATCCTTGGGAAGGGTTGTGCTGCACTGAGGCTCCTCCTGAAAAGTACTGGATTAACTTGAAAGCTCTTGAAATGAAACTAAACAAAAGGGCCTGAAGTTGCACAATCACAATGTTTGAATCACACAGAAAACGAAGTTGAAGCCTGGATGAGTCAGCTGAGGGGAGAGAGGAGCACAAGGGTGAAACTGggtgggaggggaaggagggaacAGGAAAAGAACAGACTCCAGCCCTGGGAGTGGCTTGCCCAGGGAAGAGTCCTCTGgaatctgctgctgctccagacaGGATGGGAGAATGCTGAGCTCACCCATTCTCTGTGCCACGGTTCAGTCACACCCCTGGCCCAACAAGCTGCTGAAGCTGGGCTTGGGTTGGCTGTTCtgggcctctcctctcctgGGGGACAGCAAAATCTGGGAATGAGATCTGCTCAGAGTTCAGAGCttatcacagaatcccaggatggtttgggttggaaggatgttgaagcccatcccatcccatcccaccctgttccatgggcagggaccttCCAGCaacccagggtgctccaagcccagtCCAGCCTGacagggggtggaactggatgagctttaagatctCTAAACCATTCTGAGATTCCACAATTCCCTACTCACCTTAACAtccccaagtgctgctgctctgcagttttCCCAGGGGTTTTCACCTGACCAGCCCTGTGTGTTCCGTGCAGCACCACTGTGACCTgcgccctgccagccccacgggtggcactgcagctgaggaggtgccagcccagccccacggGGACAGACGGGAATCGCCAGAGCCCGCTCGGCGACGCATCCGGCACCAAGGTGTGGGCAGAGCACGGCCTGAGCTCCCTGGGGAGATGCTCTCACCCTGTTCTCCCTCAGAAATCTTCATCCTCTGCTcttgggctgggctcagggaggGAGGGTTAAATCGCTGGGATTCTGTCCTTGGGGTGGACACTGGGGTTGTTGCTGGTGCTGAAGCCGCTGTTCCTgttgctgtccctgcaggagatGTTTCTCCTTGGCACGCAGAGGGCTCTGGGCAGCgggggctgtgccctgcagtgGGCACCAGGCTGAGCACGGAGGTGGCCAAGGCTGGGAAGGCGGCGCTGTCCCCTCCGGCGCGGGGCAGGCCCGGCaggggcactgaggggacacggagggacagaggggacgctgcagctgggacagcagcccGGGCAAGAGctgctcagcactgccaggcaggAACCTGCACTGCCAGCGCCTCCAGAGCctctccagcccagccaaggTAATgccattccctctgctccattCCCCTTCTCATGCTGCAAATGTAGAGCCCCTTGGCTTTGCCTGTGACTGAAAGGGTTTTCCAAAGC encodes:
- the TRAFD1 gene encoding TRAF-type zinc finger domain-containing protein 1 isoform X2, which produces MAIAAVPAAESRLCGNCKKDIPAVNFIIHEIHCRRNIEMCPYCSDSIPKSEMKNHIESEHVQVTCKCRMKMESSLLKDHKASSCPLRPVLCQFCDIQLAFNKLQEHELYCGARTEPCGRCGRHVLLRELPEHPRLCGARGARGGGTLHTPGTPGTPGTRAGDSATATASRSEGGAAGKRRGAGDELERPELLHPQLAEDWNAELDYVLALSLQDKDMTMLPCEFCEELCPAGDLILHQTGCNPASAFASFSKRSSSPSPWEYRGESKSHRAVPPAQPQAVQAEGGIMIPCEFCGIQLEEEILFHHQHHCDLRPASPTGGTAAEEVPAQPHGDRRESPEPARRRIRHQGDVSPWHAEGSGQRGLCPAVGTRLSTEVAKAGKAALSPPARGRPGRGTEGTRRDRGDAAAGTAARARAAQHCQAGTCTASASRASPAQPSSGATAAAGRSLGLWDGRSGLRRRSSKAKGQSPAAAGRPEE
- the TRAFD1 gene encoding TRAF-type zinc finger domain-containing protein 1 isoform X1, translating into MAIAAVPAAESRLCGNCKKDIPAVNFIIHEIHCRRNIEMCPYCSDSIPKSEMKNHIESEHVQVTCKCRMKMESSLLKDHKASSCPLRPVLCQFCDIQLAFNKLQEHELYCGARTEPCGRCGRHVLLRELPEHPRLCGARGARGGGTLHTPGTPGTPGTRAGDSATATASRSEGGAAGKRRGAGDELERPELLHPQLAEDWNAELDYVLALSLQGENNPQHNTAADIARDSWEWDYTKEPGQSAHRGGTELSSISCDSPGSFSTSNHSKIDKDMTMLPCEFCEELCPAGDLILHQTGCNPASAFASFSKRSSSPSPWEYRGESKSHRAVPPAQPQAVQAEGGIMIPCEFCGIQLEEEILFHHQHHCDLRPASPTGGTAAEEVPAQPHGDRRESPEPARRRIRHQGDVSPWHAEGSGQRGLCPAVGTRLSTEVAKAGKAALSPPARGRPGRGTEGTRRDRGDAAAGTAARARAAQHCQAGTCTASASRASPAQPSSGATAAAGRSLGLWDGRSGLRRRSSKAKGQSPAAAGRPEE